The Aminipila terrae nucleotide sequence ATATCAATAGTTGGTTTGATGTTAGCTGCCATAAAGTTCCTCCTTATGTGAATATAATTTTATAAGCAAGCCATAAATTATATAATAAAACAACAGTATCATAACCTTATATTATTGTCAAATCAATAGCTTTGCAGTAAAGGCTACCTGTTTACATCTTTAAAGTATAGGGAGTTCATAAGATAAGGGTCTTCATATTTTAGAGTTAATTTCCATAAATATTTTTTACAGAATTAAGCTGTTTTTTATCGGAACCATATTCCTGAATGAGTTTCTGATAATAATCCTTTTCTTTTTCACTAGCCTGTTTTTTAAAATATCCCCAGACATGATTCACCGCATTTAAAGCATCCCCTTTTGATTCCTCGAGAAATCTTGCATGGTCAAGTGTTTTATAAAATTCCATCACCGGATATTTTTCTTTCTCTTTTAATAGCTGCCTTATATACTTATAGTCATTCTGTGATTTTTCCAAAACCAGATACTTATATCGGCTCCATTCTTTTTCCAACATTAGGATATTTGGTCTTTCCTCCATTAAGTTTATACATTTTACTGCAGACAAATTTTTATCCTTTACTTCCAGCATAATATCTGGTTGCAATGAACCCAGTTCATTTATAAATGTCATAAAACTTTCTGCTGTAATGGTTTCAGAGTGGGATCCTGGCTGTTTTACAGGATTTTGTTCTGAATAATGAATTTTTTGTACTCCATCTTCCGATTTCCAAGTATAACCACACTGCTTAATCCATGAGTTTGCTGAGTTTTTTTCTTTATCCGGATTAACCTGATGGTGGAGTACATCGAACACCACTGGTGCTCCAGTTTTTAATGAAGTTTCCATTACCTCTTCAATATTATAAATTTTATCATCATTTTCAATTACTAAATGTTTTTTCACTGCTTCTTCAAGCTTCTGATAATTTGTTACGAAACATTCCATGGCCTTTTTCTTGTCTCCATATGCTCCTCCTATATGAAGAATGATTTTATTCTTTTGGTCTGGATCAATTGATTCTAACAATTTAGCGTGGTATTCTAAATCTGCAACCGCTCTTTCTACTACAGTATCATCTGTTGAATTTAATACGGTATATTGCCCTGGATGCATGGAAATCCGAATATCATTCTCTCTTACTAACTGTCCTATCCTTCCAAATCTTTCCTGAAATATTTCCCACCATTTTAATTGATTTACTGGTGAGCTTCCAAAGGGAATTAAGTCCGATGTAATCCTGAAAAGATGAATTTTATTTTTCCGATTGTAATCTATTATGTTTTCCAGAGCATTCAGATTATGATTGATTACAGAAAGCAAATTTTCTTCTGTGGCATTTTTCCTGGTACAACTTTTAAAGTTTGTTTCATATATGCCTACTGCCTGGCATGCATATCCTATTCTCATATAATATTCCTTCCAAGGTTGTATATAAAAATTTTACCTTTAATATCCTAAAGCCTTCGCCACGATAATAACCTTTATCCTGTCTTTTACAAATTGCCCGGTTATGGTGACAAAATCATTGCATATTCTATCTGGGCTATGACAGTCTGCACAACGCCCTGTTTTCGTACATGGGGTATCTTTATTCAGCCTCTTGGCATCAATGGGAGCGGCATAATTTCTCACTCTTTTTTCAGCCTCTTCTTTATTTCGAACTAACTTATTTATACCAGCAACTATGATAACTTGTTTTGGTCCATATATCATTGGAGCAACTCTGCTTCCATTTCCATCAATATTGTATAATTCTCCATCCTCTGTCAAAGCATTTGTGCTGCAAATAAATGTGTCAGCAGAAAAATTCTGTATATAGATGCTCTTTTTTTCTTCACTGGTAATGCCTTCCCGATACTTATCTAAAAAAGCATAGGGTCCATTACGTAAAAAGTCCAGTACGCCAGTTTCCAAAAGTGTCATGGAATCACCCGTTCCTACAACAGAATTTTCCTCAATAAGCCCTCTGACCACTTGGATTAACTCTTCCTCATCCTTTACAAAAATACCTTTCATATTATTTTTTTGTAATGCATTGATAGTTTTTTCAACTTGTTTATCAACAAACCAAGAAACGTTTTTATCCATTATTTTTCCTCTATGTTATTCTATATAATATTTATATAATAAAGAATAACACAAAAAAACTCCCAGAACAACTGTTCTTTTACACCTTTATGCAACTCAAATATTCCCATAGATTTTAAATTAATTGTTTTATGCAAAAATATCGTGTTTTTTGGAGCAATATGCGGTAAAATACATATAGAAGTTTATAAAAGGAGTATACAAAATGCACATAACAACATGGATTATAATTTTAGTAATCTTAATCTTAGCTACCATAGGTATTATATTCTACTTACGTTTCAGAAGAAAAAAACTGTATCAAATGTTTGAGCAGGTATTTGAATCATCTAAACAAGTCCCAAGACAAAAGAAACGTAGTTTTATCCTTTTTATGTTTAAAGAAAGTATTTTTTCTGCAAAGAATAAGAAGGTTAATACTCAAAACAGAATGAATAATCCTAAATTTTTAGACGCACAACTCATTCAAATGGGAAGTATTCTGAAGGATCCATCCAAAGTTACAGATAAAAATATGAAGCAGGCGCTTCAGATGTATGATGCATACCTTCAGTGGGAAAAGTCAAAGTTTTAATAATTTTACACACAATCCAAAGGCTGCCAAATATAATTGGCAGCCTATATTTTTTATTTCCATTCTTTCCATACTTCCGGCCTGAATCCAACCGTGGCCTGTTTTCCATTTCTTATAATAGGTGTCAACATTACATGCTGATTTTCTAGCACCTTTTCTTCTTTATATTCATCGGCTATATATTTTATTAGGGCTAAAGCATCTTTGTCTTTACAGTTTTCATTTAACATCTGTTCAAGCCCCCCAACTGCTTGTTTAACACTATTAAATTCTCCTTTGCTCATTCCCTTTTCTTTCATATCTATAAACTGGCATTTTATACCACGTTCTTTAAAATATCTTTGTGCCTTCTTCGTTTCAAAACACTTTGTAGTTCCAAATATTTGTATATTCATTCTTTTCCTCTCTACTGAAATTGTTAATAAATTAGGTTTCACTTGCCTTTATAATATTTTTGTATTTTTCTATGAGCAGCAGATTGACTGATATTAAGAGCCTTCGCAACTTTATAACTACTATTTAATGATTGATATGCATTTAATATTAACTGCTTTTCAGTTTCTTCCAGAGCTTCTTTTAAAGGCATTATTTTATTTAAATAAAAAGGCTTTTCTTTTTCTGTATGTTCCACTAATTCAGTTAATGATAAATCTTCCATTGTCACTAATCCTGTTTGATTTATAACCACTAATTTTTCTACAAAGTTTTCAAGCTGTCTGATATTGCCTGGCCACTCATAATTTTTATTAAATGAATTACTTCTTTGGAAATTATAACGCTTTTTTCGTACTTCTGATTAAATTTATTTACGAAATACTCAATTAGTGGTGGAATGTCCTCAAAGCGTTCTCTTAAGGCAGGGATATGTATTTGTACCACATTTAGCCTGTAATATAAATCCAGTCGGAAGGTCCCCTCTTTTATCATGTTTTCAAGATTTTTATGTGTAGCACTAATAATTTGTACATCAATCTCTCGTGGCGTTTCACTCCCCACTCTGGTTATTTGTCTGTTTTGTATAACTTGTAATAATTTTGACTGCATGCTTAAAGGCATATCGCCTATTTCATCAAGAAAAAGTGTACCTTTATTAGCTGATTCAATTAACCCCTGTTTTCCGCTTTTTTTTGCTCCTGTAAATGCGCCCATCTCGTACCCGAATAATTCAGATTCTATTAAGCTCTCTGGTATAGCAGCACAATTTATTTCAACAAACTTTTGTTTGCATCTTGGGCTGTGTTGATGAATATATCTTGCTATTCGGCTTTTCCCTGTACCAGACTCTCCTGTAATAATGATTCCAGATTCAACCATAGCAATATGCTCAGCTAGATTCATCAAATCTTGCATTGCTTTATTTTTATATATAAATTCTGATTGCTCAGCTTCAGATTTTAATTCTGCATTATTTTTTAGGTTATTAAAATACTCATTGAGCAGCACTAATTCCTTTACTAGCCTTCCATTCGTTACAACTCTGGAGATACGTCCTTTTTCGTTAAATATAGG carries:
- the uvsE gene encoding UV DNA damage repair endonuclease UvsE produces the protein MRIGYACQAVGIYETNFKSCTRKNATEENLLSVINHNLNALENIIDYNRKNKIHLFRITSDLIPFGSSPVNQLKWWEIFQERFGRIGQLVRENDIRISMHPGQYTVLNSTDDTVVERAVADLEYHAKLLESIDPDQKNKIILHIGGAYGDKKKAMECFVTNYQKLEEAVKKHLVIENDDKIYNIEEVMETSLKTGAPVVFDVLHHQVNPDKEKNSANSWIKQCGYTWKSEDGVQKIHYSEQNPVKQPGSHSETITAESFMTFINELGSLQPDIMLEVKDKNLSAVKCINLMEERPNILMLEKEWSRYKYLVLEKSQNDYKYIRQLLKEKEKYPVMEFYKTLDHARFLEESKGDALNAVNHVWGYFKKQASEKEKDYYQKLIQEYGSDKKQLNSVKNIYGN
- a CDS encoding lactate utilization protein — its product is MDKNVSWFVDKQVEKTINALQKNNMKGIFVKDEEELIQVVRGLIEENSVVGTGDSMTLLETGVLDFLRNGPYAFLDKYREGITSEEKKSIYIQNFSADTFICSTNALTEDGELYNIDGNGSRVAPMIYGPKQVIIVAGINKLVRNKEEAEKRVRNYAAPIDAKRLNKDTPCTKTGRCADCHSPDRICNDFVTITGQFVKDRIKVIIVAKALGY
- a CDS encoding arsenate reductase family protein, with translation MNIQIFGTTKCFETKKAQRYFKERGIKCQFIDMKEKGMSKGEFNSVKQAVGGLEQMLNENCKDKDALALIKYIADEYKEEKVLENQHVMLTPIIRNGKQATVGFRPEVWKEWK
- a CDS encoding sigma-54 interaction domain-containing protein, yielding MTRENENILRICKSLNIKNDSESGELTDTIICEIEKIKQENYELNAVIEESADSIHIADGNGVTLRVNQVFEKAAGLTRDKIIGKNVSLLEGTAYYPSIAKLAIKERRKLTMLQWSSTGVHAIVTSTPIFNEKGRISRVVTNGRLVKELVLLNEYFNNLKNNAELKSEAEQSEFIYKNKAMQDLMNLAEHIAMVESGIIITGESGTGKSRIARYIHQHSPRCKQKFVEINCAAIPESLIESELFGYEMGAFTGAKKSGKQGLIESANKGTLFLDEIGDMPLSMQSKLLQVIQNRQITRVGSETPREIDVQIISATHKNLENMIKEGTFRLDLYYRLNVVQIHIPALRERFEDIPPLIEYFVNKFNQKYEKSVIISKEVIHLIKIMSGQAISDSLKTL